Part of the Sphingobium lignivorans genome is shown below.
GGTGGCGCTGTGCGGCGGCACGGCCAGCGAGGTCACGCGGGCAGGAAGCCCGCCGCTGGAGACCCGAACCATCGCTTATGATCCTGCCCTCGCCGAACGGCTCGGCGGGCTGGCCATCCCCGAGAACCGGCAAGCGGCGATTCTGGAGAGGCTCGGCTTCACGGTCGGTGCCGACTGGCAGGTGACGGTTCCAAGCTGGCGCCGCGATGTTCATGGGCCCGCCGATATCGTGGAGGAAGTGGTCCGCATCGAGGGGCTCAACGAGGTCCCTTCCGTGCCGCTGCCCCGCGCGGCAGGCGTCGCGAAGCCGACCGCGACACCGCTCCAGCTCATCGAGCGCCGGGCACGCCGGGCGGCTGCGGCGCGTGGCCTCAACGAAGCGATCAACTGGTCCTTCATTTCCGAAGCGGAAGCGGCGCCCTTCGGCGGCGGGGACTGGACGCTGGCCAATCCGATCAGCGAAGACCTCAAGGTCATGCGCCCGACATTGCTTGCGGGCCTGCTCTCGGCGGCGCGGCGCAATGCCGATCGCGGTGCCTCCGCCATCCGCCTCTTCGAGATCGGCCGCCGCTATTTCCGCAAGGCGGATGGCAGCAGCGACGAGCGCCTCACGCTCGGCTTCGTGCTCGTGGGCGAGAAGCTGCCGCGCAGCTGGCAGGGCGGCAAGGCGCAACCCTTCAGCGCATTCGATGCCAAGGCGGAAGCCCTGACCCTGCTCGCGGCGGCAGGCGCGCCGGTCGCGCGCCTGCAGATGATGGACGAGGCCGGCAGCGCCTATCATCCCGGCCAGTCCGGCACGCTGCGGCTGGGGCCCAAGAATGTGCTGGCCGCTTATGGCGTGCTCCACCCCCGCCTTGTCCGCGCCTTCGGCCTGGATGGGACAGTGGTCGCCGGGGAACTGCATCTTGATGCGATTCCGCTGCCGAAGCGGACCGGCTTCATGCGCCCGCCCTACGCGCCGCCCGCCCTCCAGGCCGTCACCCGCGATTTCGCCTTCCTCGTGCCGGAAGCACTGGAAGCCGATGCGCTCGTGCGGGCGGTGCGCGGCGCCGACAAGGCTGCCATCGTGGATGCGCGCCTTTTCGACCTGTTCATCGGGCAAGGCGTGCCGGAGGGCCAGAAGAGCCTCGCCGTGGAAGTGACGCTGCAACCGGGCGACAAGAGCTTCACCGACGAGGAGCTGAAGGCCATCGCCGAGCGCATTGTCGCAGCGGCGGGGAAGCAGGGCGCGGTGCTGCGCGGCTGAGCGCCGTCGCGCCTACTTCTGCTTCTCGTCCTTCTTCTTCCCGTCGTCCTTCGCCTTGACGACGGGCGGCGGCGGCAATTTGCATCCGCGACTGACCGCCAGCCCGCGCAGATAGCCGCGCCGGGCGAGCCCGGCATTGACGGCAGCGTCGAATCGGCGCTCCGCGGGCGCCGCACCGCTCACTTCGCGCACCAGCCCGCGAAAGGGGATGAGCGAATTGACCACCGCCTCGCCGCCCGCCGCGGCGAGCTTGCCGAATTTGTCCTCATTCTCCTTGCTGTTCCCGCCGAAGTCGGGCCCGAGCACTTCGTTCAGCTCCGCGATCTGCGCGATGAGCGTCCGGCACCCCGAGCCCGGCGAGGCATAAGGCTGCGAGACGGCGCGCGTCAGAACCTCGGGGATCTCGGTTTTCTGGATTCCGACGTCGCGCACCGGCTGCGTGGCGATTTCCCCGGCCTTGTCGAGCGTCTTGTCCCCTTCCTTTTCCTGCGCGCCAGCCGCGCCGGCTAGCGTCAATGAAAGGAGGATGGTGAGGACTGGGCGTGTCATGTGATTTTCTCCCTGTCGCATCAGAGCAACGGATCATCCGGGTAACTGATAGCCATTGCTCTGGTTCCCTCGCGCAAGATCGCGATCCGCTGCCCCAGTATAGAGGCGCCGCCCATCCTCACTTCGCCGCCGTCACGACGGAAGGAGCGCAGCTTTTCGCAGCGGCAAGCCCGCGCAGATAGCCACGCCGCGCAAGCCCGGCATTGATCGCCGCGGTGCGCCGCCGGTCGGCGGGCCCCGCGCCCGAGATTTCCCGCACCAGACCCCGGAACGGGATGAGCGAATTGACGATCATTTCCCCGCCGGCATAAGCAAGCTGCTCGACCTTGTCCTCATCGCTCTTGTCCTCCACGTCAAAATCGGGGCCGAGCGCCTGATTGAGGCGAGCCAGCTCATAGTTGAGCCAGCGGCAATCCTGGCGACGCGGCACGGCATAGGGCTTCTCGACGGCCTCCTGGAGGACCGGCGGCACCTTGCGCTTGCTGATGCCGACATCCCGCGCGGGCTGGCTCGCGATGCGCCCCGCCTTCTCCAGTTCTTCTTCCTTGGGCGCCTGCGCGCGGACGGGCATGGTGGCGGGCAGCAGCAGGCCGGCCAGAACGGCACATAAGGGCGCGAGGGTCCGCCTCTGCGGCCCATGCGCCTTCTCCCGCACCCTGAACAGCTTGCGGCCCATGCCTGCCTTTCCCTATAGGAGCGCGATTTCGCTCCACTGACGGCCTCTTCCCCCCGGATCGCGCCACCCTACATCATCGGACAGCTCATGACGATTCCGTCCCGCCGCACTTTCGCGATCATTTCCCACCCCGACGCGGGCAAGACCACGCTGACCGAGAAGCTGCTGCTCGCGGGCGGCGCGATCCATCTCGCCGGCGAGGTGAAGGCACGCGGCGCCAATCGCCGTGCGCGATCCGACTGGATGAAGATCGAGCAGCAGCGGGGGATTTCCGTCACCAGCTCCGTGATGACGTTCGAGCGGCCGGATGCCGACGGCAATGTCATTACCTTCAACCTGCTCGACACGCCGGGCCACGAGGATTTCTCGGAAGACACCTATCGGACGCTGACGGCCGTGGATTCCGCCGTG
Proteins encoded:
- the pheT gene encoding phenylalanine--tRNA ligase subunit beta; translated protein: MKFTLSWLKEHLETDAALSDILRALNDIGLEVEGVENPAEKLEGFRIAKVLTASPHPQADKLQVLSVDAGDGAMQVVCGAPNARAGLVGVFGMPGATVPANGMVLRVAAIRGVESNGMMCSTRELELGEDHEGIIELPADAPVGTAFADYAQLDDPVIEVSITPNRQDCMGVRGIARDLAAKGIGTLRPLDAILAMLPPVVPQGPGPDVRTDDPEGCPAFYAQAVHGVTNGASPDWLQRRLKAIGQKPISALVDITNYVMIGLGRPLHVYDMARLRGGLVARKARPGEQVLALNGKTYALTSAMTVIADEAAVHDIGGIMGGEHSGAQDKTTDVLIECAYFTPESIARTGQALGLTSDARQRFERGVDPAFLDEGLAIATRLVVALCGGTASEVTRAGSPPLETRTIAYDPALAERLGGLAIPENRQAAILERLGFTVGADWQVTVPSWRRDVHGPADIVEEVVRIEGLNEVPSVPLPRAAGVAKPTATPLQLIERRARRAAAARGLNEAINWSFISEAEAAPFGGGDWTLANPISEDLKVMRPTLLAGLLSAARRNADRGASAIRLFEIGRRYFRKADGSSDERLTLGFVLVGEKLPRSWQGGKAQPFSAFDAKAEALTLLAAAGAPVARLQMMDEAGSAYHPGQSGTLRLGPKNVLAAYGVLHPRLVRAFGLDGTVVAGELHLDAIPLPKRTGFMRPPYAPPALQAVTRDFAFLVPEALEADALVRAVRGADKAAIVDARLFDLFIGQGVPEGQKSLAVEVTLQPGDKSFTDEELKAIAERIVAAAGKQGAVLRG